Proteins from a genomic interval of Pseudomonas silesiensis:
- a CDS encoding M24 family metallopeptidase — MQMPKTIQIMNGEKVTPTFSAQEYANRQAKLRAYLAQNNIDAAVFTSYHNINYYSDFLYCSFGRQYALVVTQDSAVTISANIDGGQPWRRTVGTENIVYTDWQRDNYFVAIQQALPKAGRIGIEFDHLNLLNRDKLASRYPQAELVDVAAPCMRMRMIKSAEEHAIIRHGARVADIGGAAIVEALRDQVPEYEVALHATQAMVREIARTFPDSELMDTWTWFQSGINTDGAHNPVTSRKVNKGDILSLNCFPMIAGYYTALERTLFLDHCSDEHLRLWEVNVKVHEAGLKLIKPGMRCCDIALQLNEIFLEHDLLQYRTFGYGHSFGTLSHYYGREAGLELREDIDTVLEPGMVVSIEPMIMLPEGLPGAGGYREHDILIVNEQGGENITHFPYGPEHNIIKK, encoded by the coding sequence ATGCAAATGCCCAAAACCATCCAGATCATGAACGGCGAAAAAGTGACGCCGACCTTTTCGGCCCAGGAATATGCCAATCGCCAGGCGAAATTACGGGCTTACCTGGCGCAGAACAATATCGACGCGGCGGTCTTCACCTCGTATCACAACATCAACTACTACAGCGATTTCCTGTATTGCTCCTTCGGCCGTCAGTACGCACTGGTGGTGACCCAGGACAGCGCCGTCACCATCAGCGCCAACATCGATGGCGGCCAGCCTTGGCGCCGGACTGTCGGCACGGAAAACATCGTCTACACCGACTGGCAGCGTGACAACTATTTCGTCGCGATCCAGCAAGCCTTGCCCAAGGCCGGGCGGATCGGCATCGAATTCGACCACCTGAACCTGCTCAATCGCGACAAGCTCGCCAGCCGTTACCCGCAGGCCGAACTGGTGGACGTCGCGGCACCCTGCATGCGCATGCGCATGATCAAGTCCGCCGAAGAGCATGCGATCATCCGTCACGGCGCACGCGTAGCGGACATCGGTGGTGCGGCCATCGTCGAAGCCTTGCGTGACCAGGTGCCGGAATATGAAGTGGCGCTGCATGCGACCCAGGCGATGGTGCGCGAAATTGCCCGCACCTTCCCCGACTCCGAACTGATGGACACCTGGACCTGGTTCCAGTCCGGCATCAACACCGACGGCGCGCATAACCCGGTGACCTCGCGCAAGGTCAACAAGGGCGACATCCTCAGCCTCAATTGCTTCCCGATGATCGCCGGGTACTACACGGCGCTGGAACGCACCTTGTTCCTGGATCACTGTTCCGACGAGCATCTGCGCTTGTGGGAGGTCAACGTCAAGGTGCACGAGGCCGGTCTGAAGCTGATCAAGCCGGGCATGCGCTGCTGCGATATCGCGCTGCAACTGAACGAGATCTTCCTGGAGCACGATCTGCTGCAGTACCGCACCTTCGGCTACGGCCACTCGTTCGGCACGTTGAGCCATTACTACGGCCGCGAAGCCGGGCTGGAACTGCGCGAAGACATCGACACGGTGCTGGAGCCGGGGATGGTGGTGTCCATCGAGCCGATGATCATGCTGCCCGAAGGCCTGCCGGGCGCCGGTGGTTATCGTGAGCACGACATCCTGATCGTCAACGAGCAGGGCGGGGAAAACATCACCCATTTCCCGTATGGTCCGGAACACAACATCATCAAGAAGTAA
- a CDS encoding MFS transporter → MSTQSASLTPTLEQQRELTSERKALRRAASASFMGNFVEWFDYAAYGYLATVIALTFFPQTDKATALLATFAVFALSFIVRPLGGLVWGHFGDKYGRRSALSWSILIMSVSTFCIGILPTYNHIGLWAPALLLLIRLFQGFSASGEYAGASAFLAEYAPEGKRGLYTSIVPASTAAGLLFGAVFVAGLHAWMSVEDLHSWGWRLPFLLAAPFGLVGRYIRMSLQDTPKFLEMEKRLEAKECATHSPVRELLTVHRRSVMIGIGVTCLNAVAFYLLLSYMPTYLSTEMGMSESDSFLASTVSLATYIGLIFLMGKLSDRFGRKTMLLTASVLFLVLTFPLFGMLENQPLIVILMIQIAFGAILAMNDGTLPCFLAEIFPTRVRFSGFAFSFNIANAVFGGTAPFIATWLIQLTGNKMAPAWYLLAAAAVALVAMLASRETAHKALQD, encoded by the coding sequence ATGAGCACCCAGAGCGCGAGCCTGACACCCACCCTGGAACAGCAACGTGAACTGACGTCCGAGCGCAAGGCCTTGCGCCGCGCGGCCAGTGCCAGCTTCATGGGCAACTTCGTCGAGTGGTTCGACTATGCAGCCTATGGCTACCTGGCAACGGTCATCGCCCTGACGTTTTTTCCGCAGACCGACAAGGCGACGGCGTTGTTGGCGACGTTCGCGGTGTTCGCGTTGTCGTTTATCGTGCGTCCCCTGGGCGGGCTGGTCTGGGGTCACTTCGGTGACAAGTACGGGCGGCGCAGTGCGTTGTCCTGGTCGATCCTGATCATGTCGGTGTCGACCTTCTGCATCGGCATTCTGCCCACTTACAACCATATCGGTCTGTGGGCACCGGCCTTGTTGTTGCTGATCCGCCTGTTCCAGGGTTTTTCCGCTTCCGGCGAATACGCTGGGGCGTCAGCCTTTCTCGCCGAGTACGCCCCTGAAGGCAAGCGCGGGTTGTATACCAGCATCGTTCCGGCGAGCACCGCGGCCGGCCTGCTGTTCGGCGCGGTGTTCGTGGCCGGACTGCATGCCTGGATGAGTGTCGAGGACCTGCACAGCTGGGGCTGGCGCCTGCCGTTTCTGTTGGCGGCGCCGTTTGGTCTAGTGGGGCGTTATATCCGCATGAGCCTGCAGGACACGCCCAAATTCCTGGAAATGGAAAAACGCCTGGAAGCCAAGGAGTGCGCGACCCATTCGCCGGTTCGCGAGTTGCTGACTGTGCACCGGCGCAGCGTGATGATCGGGATCGGCGTGACCTGCCTGAACGCGGTGGCCTTCTACCTGCTGCTCAGCTACATGCCCACCTATCTGTCCACCGAGATGGGCATGAGCGAGAGCGATTCGTTCCTGGCGTCGACGGTGTCGCTGGCGACCTATATCGGGTTGATTTTCCTGATGGGCAAGCTGTCGGACCGCTTTGGCCGCAAGACCATGTTGCTGACGGCTTCGGTGTTGTTCCTGGTGCTGACGTTTCCGCTGTTCGGCATGCTGGAGAACCAGCCGCTGATCGTGATCCTGATGATCCAGATCGCCTTCGGCGCGATCCTGGCGATGAACGACGGCACCTTGCCGTGTTTCCTCGCCGAGATCTTCCCGACCCGGGTGCGTTTCAGTGGCTTTGCTTTCAGTTTCAATATCGCCAATGCGGTGTTCGGCGGTACCGCGCCGTTTATCGCGACCTGGCTGATTCAACTGACCGGCAACAAAATGGCGCCTGCCTGGTATCTGCTGGCGGCCGCGGCGGTGGCACTGGTGGCGATGCTGGCGAGTCGGGAGACGGCGCATAAGGCCTTGCAGGACTGA
- a CDS encoding GlxA family transcriptional regulator, giving the protein MAKLQVAKPAAGRSAKEQRPVKTVGFLVIPNFTTIGFASAVETLRMANMAAREPMFRTVIIAASLDPVTASNGMRILPDYAITEAPRLDMLFVVGSNPIVSNHSSRPLLNWLRKLAHDQVPLGGICTGSHLLARADLLKGYRCTIHWEDIEALKERFPGIIISNQLFELDRDRYTCSGGVASMDMTLQLIAREPGGRDIAAHAAELLLCDRVRGAREQQRVPLRQKLGTSQPKLSQMVAIMEANLEEPVGLEELARLNEVSVRQLERLFHKHLQRTPSQYYLELRLSRARQLLLRSESQVRDIALACGFVSPAHFSKCYSRFFGVSPIGERKQVAAVH; this is encoded by the coding sequence ATGGCGAAACTCCAGGTGGCGAAACCCGCCGCAGGACGTTCGGCAAAAGAACAACGGCCGGTGAAAACCGTGGGTTTCCTGGTCATCCCCAACTTCACTACCATCGGCTTCGCCTCCGCCGTGGAGACCCTGCGCATGGCCAACATGGCGGCGCGCGAACCGATGTTCCGCACAGTGATCATCGCCGCCAGCCTGGACCCGGTCACGGCCAGCAACGGCATGCGTATCCTGCCCGACTATGCCATCACCGAGGCACCCAGGCTCGACATGCTGTTCGTGGTTGGCTCCAACCCGATCGTCTCCAATCACAGCAGCCGACCTCTGCTCAATTGGCTGCGCAAACTGGCGCACGATCAGGTGCCGCTCGGCGGGATTTGCACAGGCAGCCACTTGCTGGCACGGGCCGATCTGCTCAAGGGCTACCGCTGCACCATTCACTGGGAAGACATCGAAGCGCTGAAGGAGCGTTTCCCCGGGATCATCATTTCCAACCAGCTGTTCGAACTCGATCGCGACCGCTACACCTGTTCCGGCGGCGTGGCTTCGATGGACATGACCCTGCAGTTGATCGCCCGCGAACCGGGCGGCCGGGACATCGCCGCCCATGCGGCCGAGTTGCTGCTGTGTGACCGGGTACGGGGCGCGCGGGAGCAACAGCGTGTGCCGCTGCGGCAGAAACTGGGCACCTCGCAGCCCAAGCTGAGCCAGATGGTGGCAATCATGGAGGCTAATCTGGAGGAGCCGGTGGGCCTGGAAGAACTGGCGCGGTTGAACGAGGTGTCGGTGCGGCAACTGGAGCGACTGTTTCACAAGCACCTGCAGCGTACGCCGAGCCAGTACTACCTGGAACTGCGCCTGTCACGGGCGCGGCAATTGCTGCTGCGCAGCGAGTCGCAAGTGCGCGATATCGCCCTGGCGTGCGGCTTTGTCTCGCCAGCGCACTTCTCCAAATGCTACAGCCGGTTTTTCGGCGTATCGCCTATTGGAGAGCGCAAGCAGGTGGCTGCGGTGCATTGA
- a CDS encoding cytochrome c3 family protein: MKALFALLKDYWGILRRPSLYYSLGFLTLGGFIAGIIFWGGFNTALELSNTEKFCISCHEMRDNVFVELKDTIHYTNRSGVRASCPDCHVPHEWTHKIARKMQASKEVWGKIFGTIDTRDKFVALRRELAEHEWARLKANDSRECRNCHNFEFMDFTRQGKRAAAMHSTSLAKGEATCIDCHKGIAHKLPDMSGVKGW, from the coding sequence ATGAAAGCACTGTTCGCCCTGCTCAAGGACTACTGGGGCATCCTGCGTCGGCCGAGCCTCTATTACAGCCTGGGCTTTCTGACGCTGGGGGGCTTTATCGCCGGGATCATTTTCTGGGGCGGTTTCAATACGGCGCTCGAGTTGAGCAACACAGAGAAATTCTGCATCTCCTGCCATGAAATGCGCGACAACGTTTTCGTCGAGCTCAAGGACACGATCCACTACACCAACCGTTCCGGTGTGCGCGCCAGTTGCCCGGACTGTCACGTGCCCCACGAATGGACCCATAAAATCGCGCGCAAGATGCAAGCCTCGAAGGAGGTCTGGGGCAAAATCTTCGGCACCATCGACACCCGCGACAAGTTTGTCGCCCTGCGCCGCGAGCTGGCCGAACATGAATGGGCCAGGCTCAAGGCCAACGACTCTCGCGAATGCCGCAACTGCCACAACTTCGAGTTCATGGACTTCACCCGCCAGGGCAAACGCGCCGCTGCCATGCACTCGACGTCCCTGGCCAAGGGTGAAGCCACCTGCATCGATTGCCACAAGGGCATCGCGCACAAGTTGCCGGATATGAGTGGGGTCAAGGGTTGGTAG
- a CDS encoding nitrate reductase cytochrome c-type subunit, with protein sequence MPFRILPLLLLAAIGVVMAADVDYPLDASGPDGRRPGGTLTQSMPAPPIAIEENKDLKRERNYPDQPPTIPHSIRGYQIDINGNKCLSCHSRANSARSQATMISITHYMDRDGQALAAVSPRRYFCNQCHVPQMEVLPLVGNNFETIDKILQDDANAAQKP encoded by the coding sequence ATGCCTTTTCGAATCCTGCCGTTGCTCCTGCTCGCTGCGATCGGCGTGGTGATGGCTGCAGACGTCGACTACCCGCTCGATGCCTCCGGGCCGGACGGGCGCCGGCCAGGTGGCACCTTGACCCAGAGCATGCCGGCCCCGCCCATCGCCATCGAAGAAAACAAAGACCTCAAGCGCGAACGCAACTACCCGGACCAGCCGCCCACCATCCCCCACAGCATTCGCGGTTATCAAATCGACATCAACGGCAACAAGTGCCTGTCTTGTCACAGCCGTGCCAATAGCGCGCGCAGCCAGGCGACGATGATCAGCATCACCCACTACATGGACCGCGACGGCCAGGCGCTGGCGGCGGTGTCACCGCGTCGGTACTTCTGTAACCAGTGCCATGTGCCGCAAATGGAGGTGCTGCCCCTGGTAGGCAACAACTTCGAGACCATCGACAAAATATTGCAAGACGACGCCAACGCCGCGCAGAAACCCTGA